The following coding sequences are from one Panicum hallii strain FIL2 chromosome 5, PHallii_v3.1, whole genome shotgun sequence window:
- the LOC112892570 gene encoding 1-aminocyclopropane-1-carboxylate oxidase homolog gives MDPATACASHQKRKRYVGQQGIASVDDDDAALAVFRFHESRGGVRALVESGVTTVPPLFLAPTTPAVSSAAMNFVVPSVDLSLPRSDAVALVRAAARSSGIFQVTNHGVPAATVDSALSVVRAFNEQPFAARSPFYSVSPIGAVTYATIPIPRPRDGQPVTTPLLSWRDSLILRFDHPGDPDLRNLPAACRDSLLEYHRSLTRLGKEIAGLLLEGLGVGAERLEQIDGFLMQCHCHPPCPEPERALGSREHTDGDLFTVVSQDGVGGLQVRLDSGEWVDVAPVAGTLLVNIGDFLKVVSNDEYKSVEHRVVIKSAQEPRVSIALFFNPAEHGRSDFFGPLPELVTEEKPARYRSLSWQQMLNNRIALGHAKPSALDQFRVTLN, from the exons ATGGATCCAGCAACCGCATGCGCATCGCATCAGAAGCGGAAGCGCTACGTTGGGCAACAAGGGATAGCCTccgtcgacgacgacgacgccgcgTTGGCCGTGTTCAGGTTTCACGAGTCCCGAGGCGGCGTCCGCGCCCTCGTCGAGTCCGGCGTCACCACGGTGCCGCCATTGTTCCTGGCGCCTACCACGCCAGCAGTGTCGTCGGCGGCCATGAACTTCGTCGTCCCATCCGTCGATCTCTCCCTCCCGCGGTCGGACGCCGTCGCACTCGTCCGCGCCGCGGCGCGTTCGAGCGGCATCTTCCAGGTTACCAACCACGGGGTCCCGGCCGCCACCGTGGACTCCGCGCTCTCCGTGGTCAGGGCCTTCAACGAGCAGCCCTTCGCGGCGCGCTCGCCGTTCTACTCCGTCTCGCCCATCGGGGCCGTCACCTACGCCACCATACCCATCCCGCGGCCCAGGGATGGCCAGCCTGTGACCACTCCCCTCCTGTCATGGCGCGACTCGCTCATTCTCCGCTTCGACCACCCAGGAGATCCCGACCTCCGTAACCTCCCCGCAGCGTGCCGGGACTCCCTACTGGAGTACCATCGGTCGCTGACGAGGCTCGGGAAGGAGATTGCCGGCCTGCTCTTGGAGGGGCTCGGAGTCGGGGCCGAGCGGCTGGAGCAGATTGATGGGTTCCTGATGCAGTGCCACTGCCACCCGCCGTGCCCTGAGCCGGAGCGGGCGCTGGGCAGCCGTGAGCACACCGACGGAGATTTGTTCACGGTGGTCTCACAGGACGGGGTCGGCGGGCTGCAGGTGCGGCTCGACAGCGGCGAGTGGGTGGACGTGGCGCCCGTGGCCGGTACACTTCTAGTCAACATCGGGGACTTTCTAAAG GTGGTTTCGAATGATGAATACAAAAGCGTGGAGCACAGGGTGGTGATCAAGTCCGCACAAGAGCCCAGGGTCTCCATTGCCCTCTTCTTCAACCCTGCCGAGCATGGCCGGTCAGATTTCTTCGGCCCTCTCCCGGAGCTGGTGACAGAAGAAAAGCCTGCACGGTACCGGAGTTTATCCTGGCAGCAGATGCTGAACAACAGAATAGCATTGGGGCACGCCAAGCCGTCGGCACTTGATCAATTCAGGGTCACATTGAATTGA